The region GAACGGCTCCGCGTCACCCTCCTCCGGGCCGCAGCAGAATGTCGCGGAAGCCAAGGCGGGATTCACTCCAGGAGAGATCCTGGGAATTATCCGATGGATTCTTCTCGTCGTCCTGTTCGTGGGCGGGGCGGCAGGACTTTCGGGTCCGATAATGCTGCATTTCGCGCAGCGTCGGACTCCCTAGGAGGCACCTAGGAGGCCTGCCCGTAACCTTTCTCTCACGGGGAATTGGTTGGTCACCGCGCGGAAATCCTGGAATTGTTTGCGGTGGCCGACCGACGGGCCGGCAGGAAAAAGATCCGGATTTTGCTTGAACGGCCAGCCTTCGAAATCCAGAAAACAAGGGGTTCAGAAGTGAACGTCAAGTCTCGCGCCAAGGTCGGCGCTGCTTTCGGTGTCGCGGCTCTCGGTCTCGGCATCCTGGCCTCTCCCGCTTCGGCGGACCCGAGCCCGGTCACCGACTACCGTCAGCTGGCGGGTGTCGGTTCGGACACCACGCAGTACGTCATGAACGGCATCGGCGACGCCGTCACGAATGCCAACGGCAAGATCGTCGCGTCGTGGAACGCCACCGGCACCGCCACCGTGAAGACCAAGGCGACCGGCTGTGACACCGTCGCCCGCCCGGACGGCTCCTCGGCCGGTATCAACGCGCTGAACGCCGACATCACCGCCGGCACCCACTGCATCGACTTCGCCCGCTCCTCGCGTGGCCCGGTGGACACCACCACCACGGACCTCACGTGGATCCCGTACGCCAAGGACGGTGTGACCTACGCCACCGACCTGGGCAGCACGCTGCCGACGAACCTGACGAAGGCACAGTTGGCCGCGATCTACCAGTGCAACTCCACCGAGTTCCCGAACGCGCAGCCGCTGCTGCCGCAGTCCGGCTCCGGTACCCGGACCTTCTGGCTGTCGGCCATCGGGATCACCGAGGCGCAGGTCGGCTCCTGCGTCGACGGCACCATCCAGGAGCACAACGGCGCGGCGATCCTCAACGGCAACCAGCTCATGCCGTACTCGATCGCCCAGTGGATCGCCCAGGGCAAGGGCCTCTCCGACGTCCCGAACCGTCGCGGTGAGTCGCGTCTGCGCAGCATCAACGGCCTGGCCCCCACCACGGGCACGGGCTCCGCGATCGCGCTCAACACGGCCTTCGACGCCGGCTTCCTCCGCGACGTCTACAACGTCGTCCCGACCGCCAACGTCTCGGACTCGGTCGTCGCCGGGACCTTCGTCGGTTCGGGCTCGAAGGTCTGCGCCGCCGGCTCCACGATCGCGACCTACGGCTTCGGCGCCGTGTCCAACTGCGGTGCCACCACGCTCACGGGCGAGCGGTAATCCGTGATCGTCGTCTGATCCTCGCGTGACGGCCGGGCACCCTCCAGGTGCCCGGCCCCACGCGCTGTCATCCGTCCACGTAATCCGTCAACCGTCCCCCGGGGGGCATCGCCGTGACAGTGCCACAACCATTCCGAAGAGCGGCCGCGATCGTGGCCGCCTGTGCCTTACTCGCCATGGGCCTCGTGGTCCTGGCCATGTCCCAGTCCCAGCCTGCCCGGGCGGCGTCCGTCGGCGAGTTCACCATGACGCCCACCGGCGGCAAGCTGAGTGACCCGCAGCCCATCGCCGGCTCGATCGGTATCCCCGGCGCATGTCCCGCCGCCACCATCGAAGACCTCAACTGGAACAGCGTCCTCGCCCTGTACGTCGTCAAGGCCGACGGCACCGAGGTGAAGGCGCTCAACGGGATCACCAGCAAGGCCCCCTACACCGCGGCGACCTCGGCGGTCTCGCTGGTCGCGGCGGACAACGCGGGGATGGTGGTCAGCAGCCTGTCGGACGCCATCACGGGCGACGGCACGTACGAGTTGCGCCTGCGGTGCGTGGACAACTACGACTGGGCCGTTCCGCCCGACTCGATCGTCCCGGGCGACCCGTACTGGACCCAGAAGATCACCGTCACCGGCGACAACTGGGTGGTAGGGGAAGGCGCGGAGGCCACCCAGGTCGCGCTGACCGCCTCCCCCGCCGTGGTCGCGCCCAGCGAGGAGACCACGCTCACCGCGACGGTGTCGCCCGCGGCGGCGGCCGGCACCGTCACCTTCCTGGAAGGCGCGACGACGCTGGGCCAGGCCACGGTCGCGAGTGGCAAGGCCGAGTTCAAGACGTCGACGCTGGCCGAGGGGGACCACGGCGTCACGGCCCGCTTCACTCCGGGGAACGCCGCCGAGTGGGGAGCCTCGGAATCCGCGCCCTTCGAGGTGACCGTGCAGCTGCCGAGGTACGAGATGCGCGACGCCGCGGGGAAGCTGCTGGCCTACAACCCCGAGTTGCAGCGCGGCCAGACCGTGAAGGTCCTCATCCGCGGATGCCGGCCGAGCGCGTCGTACTCGATGACCATGTTCCACAACGACGCCACCTTCCCCGCCGCCACGGCCGACGCGAGCGGGACGGTCACCTGGTCCACTCTGACCGTGCCGGACGACGCCGTGGCGGGGGCGAGCAACTGGGACTACAGCCCGGACTGCACCGGCGGCAAGAACCCCGTGCGCGCGGTGGACTTCACCGTCCCCGAGCCGTCCTCCGAGTCCCCGTCGGCGAGCCCGACCGACTCCCCGACGGACAACCCCTCCGACGAGCCCACCGACGGCTCCAGCAGTGAACCGACCGACGGCTCTTCGGGCGACTCGTCCGGCACCACG is a window of Streptomyces sp. NBC_00271 DNA encoding:
- a CDS encoding Ig-like domain-containing protein; its protein translation is MGLVVLAMSQSQPARAASVGEFTMTPTGGKLSDPQPIAGSIGIPGACPAATIEDLNWNSVLALYVVKADGTEVKALNGITSKAPYTAATSAVSLVAADNAGMVVSSLSDAITGDGTYELRLRCVDNYDWAVPPDSIVPGDPYWTQKITVTGDNWVVGEGAEATQVALTASPAVVAPSEETTLTATVSPAAAAGTVTFLEGATTLGQATVASGKAEFKTSTLAEGDHGVTARFTPGNAAEWGASESAPFEVTVQLPRYEMRDAAGKLLAYNPELQRGQTVKVLIRGCRPSASYSMTMFHNDATFPAATADASGTVTWSTLTVPDDAVAGASNWDYSPDCTGGKNPVRAVDFTVPEPSSESPSASPTDSPTDNPSDEPTDGSSSEPTDGSSGDSSGTTSGTTTTGGSGTGGDSTSGGTSPTGGLASTGSQIALFSGLGAVILVTAGVLAVRYGRREGLLKFGDPRS